One region of Miscanthus floridulus cultivar M001 chromosome 19, ASM1932011v1, whole genome shotgun sequence genomic DNA includes:
- the LOC136529172 gene encoding putative DNA glycosylase At3g47830 yields the protein MPRKPKRKAPASPARHDTSPEPYPCHSSPSSAQCLAVRDALLVFHGFPEEFAPFRRLRLGGRSPNRDPRPQPLSPTVLDGLVITLLSQNTTDAISRRAFASLKAAFPSWDQVEDEEGKRLEDAIRCGGLAATKAARIRAMLRDVRERRGKICLEYLRELSVDEVKKELSRFKGIGPKTVACVLMFYLQKDDFPVDTHVLRITKAMGWVPATASREKAYIHLNNKIPDDLKFDLNCLFVTHGKLCQSCTKKVGSDKSKSSNAACPLAGYCCIGEKLQKQ from the exons ATGCCTAGGAAGCCCAAGCGGAAGGCTCCGGCCTCACCGGCGAGGCACGACACTTCGCCGGAGCCCTACCCTTGTCACTCCTCCCCCTCCTCGGCACAATGCCTGGCAGTCCGCGACGCCCTCCTCGTGTTCCACGGGTTCCCCGAGGAGTTTGCGCccttccgccgcctccgcctcggtGGCCGCTCGCCTAACCGTGACCCTCGGCCTCAGCCTTTGTCTCCCACAGTGCTTGACGGCCTCGTCATCACCCTCCTCTCTCAGAACACTACCGATGCCATCTCGCGCCGCGCCTTCGCCTCCCTCAAGGCCGCTTTCCCCTCCTGGGACCAG GTGGAGGATGAGGAGGGGAAGAGGCTGGAGGACGCCATCCGGTGCGGCGGCCTGGCGGCGACGAAGGCTGCCAGGATACGGGCCATGCTGAGGGACGTGAGGGAGCGGAGGGGCAAGATTTGCCTCGAGTACCTGCGGGAGCTGTCGGTGGATGAGGTGAAGAAGGAGCTCTCGCGGTTCAAAGGGATTGGACCAAAGACC GTGGCATGTGTGCTGATGTTCTATCTACAGAAGGATGATTTTCCAGTGGATACTCAT GTGCTCCGCATTACAAAGGCTATGGGTTGGGTTCCTGCAACAGCTAGCAGGGAGAAGGCCTACATTCATCTAAATAATAAGATTCCTGATGATCTGAAGTTTGATTTGAATTGTCTTTTTGTAACTCATGGGAAGCTTTGTCAGTCATGTACCAAAAAGGTGGGAAGTGATAAAAGCAAGAGTTCCAATGCTGCCTGTCCTCTAGCAGGTTACTGTTGTATTGGAGAAAAGCTTCAGAAACAGTGA